A region from the Chitinophaga sp. Cy-1792 genome encodes:
- a CDS encoding FtsX-like permease family protein, producing MIRTYFQVAVRNLLKHRLFTLLNLAGLSTGLAAALLIGLWVNDERSIDHFHHNDGRIFQVMENSKVESGVMTGNGTSPLLADAIAAQVPGAEAAVPVTPENWFTRLSLTHDNRLVTATGIFAGADYFKIFSYPLIAGDAATALLKPEDVVVSRKVAEALFKSVSAAVGQTISWQLADKKLLSVVSGVFEGTPANSSISFDVVYAFGQFRQLMGINGTLGIQANGPFHTYVLMKPGASASGAAQQISSMLTAFSPEVPREMLMVPYADNYLYGIYENGKQAGGRITYVKLFSLIALFVLLIAGINFMNLSTARSAERMKEIGIRKTMGASRWSLIGQYLGESLLMAMLALVIAAGLVFLLLPEFNQITGKQLRLHAATKDILLFLCVPFCTGLLAGSYPALYLSGFKPVLVLKGKMVNKTGPLLMRKGLVAFQFGLSVLLVSAVVVVYQQLSYIRHKDPGMDKEHVLHFEAEGKIATSIGSYLDAVRDMKGVEHASAMVGSILGGPGIPINVKTNGNEQTIMFRNVNGSYDLIETLGIGLVAGRSFSRAFPTDTAGILLNEAAVKVLGLKDPVGSLVDLGGTPRKVIGVTKDFHFQSLHEIVKPLFFQFDNQVQTILIKVKGSEVHDVIDALTRFNNTYNPGYTFTCNFLDSDFQAQYIAEERVAVLSKYFAVLAVVISCLGLLGLAIYTAERRRREIGIRKVMGAGAGNIVVLLSKDFTASLTGAMVVAMPLAWWMTARWLDTFAYHVAMNVLLILLPAAAMLLLAGITFGSQALKAAQVNPVESLAAKN from the coding sequence ATGATAAGGACCTATTTTCAGGTAGCAGTAAGAAATCTGCTCAAGCACCGGTTATTTACCTTATTGAACCTGGCGGGCCTCAGTACCGGGCTGGCAGCCGCATTGCTGATAGGATTATGGGTCAATGATGAGCGAAGTATCGATCATTTTCATCATAACGACGGGCGTATCTTCCAGGTAATGGAGAACAGCAAGGTGGAGTCTGGCGTGATGACAGGCAACGGCACCTCTCCGTTGCTCGCCGATGCCATTGCCGCACAGGTGCCGGGCGCGGAGGCAGCAGTGCCAGTAACCCCGGAGAACTGGTTTACCAGATTATCTTTAACGCATGATAACCGCCTGGTTACTGCCACTGGTATTTTTGCCGGTGCAGATTATTTTAAGATATTTTCCTACCCTTTAATAGCTGGCGATGCCGCCACGGCGCTCCTTAAGCCGGAAGATGTAGTCGTTTCCCGCAAGGTGGCCGAAGCACTGTTTAAAAGTGTCAGCGCCGCAGTTGGACAAACGATCAGCTGGCAGCTGGCAGATAAAAAGCTTTTATCCGTAGTATCCGGCGTGTTTGAAGGCACACCGGCCAATAGCAGTATATCCTTCGATGTGGTATATGCATTCGGGCAGTTCAGGCAGCTGATGGGCATCAACGGTACCTTAGGCATACAAGCCAACGGACCATTCCATACTTACGTACTCATGAAGCCAGGCGCTTCGGCAAGTGGTGCTGCGCAGCAGATTTCCTCCATGCTGACAGCCTTTTCGCCGGAGGTACCCCGTGAAATGCTGATGGTGCCCTACGCTGATAACTACCTCTATGGCATATACGAAAATGGTAAACAGGCAGGCGGCCGCATCACCTATGTGAAGCTTTTTTCCCTGATAGCCCTGTTCGTATTGCTGATCGCCGGTATCAACTTCATGAACCTCTCCACGGCAAGATCAGCGGAAAGGATGAAAGAGATAGGCATCCGCAAAACGATGGGCGCCTCCCGATGGTCGCTCATAGGGCAATACCTCGGGGAATCACTCCTGATGGCCATGCTGGCCCTGGTAATCGCCGCAGGACTGGTGTTCCTGTTACTCCCGGAATTTAACCAGATCACCGGCAAACAGTTACGACTACACGCTGCCACAAAAGATATCCTCCTCTTTTTATGTGTGCCGTTCTGTACCGGTTTGCTGGCAGGTAGCTATCCTGCCTTGTACCTATCCGGATTCAAACCCGTACTGGTACTGAAAGGAAAGATGGTCAATAAAACAGGTCCTTTGCTGATGCGCAAAGGCCTGGTGGCTTTTCAGTTCGGGTTGTCCGTATTGCTGGTATCGGCAGTAGTGGTGGTTTATCAGCAACTATCTTATATCCGCCACAAGGATCCGGGTATGGACAAGGAGCATGTACTGCATTTCGAGGCAGAAGGGAAGATAGCTACCAGTATTGGTAGCTATCTGGATGCCGTGCGTGATATGAAAGGCGTGGAGCATGCCAGTGCAATGGTAGGCAGTATACTGGGTGGGCCTGGTATACCCATTAACGTTAAAACTAACGGCAACGAGCAAACGATCATGTTCCGCAACGTGAATGGAAGCTATGACCTAATTGAAACACTGGGCATAGGCCTGGTGGCCGGCAGGAGTTTTTCGCGGGCATTTCCTACGGATACAGCAGGTATATTGCTGAATGAGGCCGCCGTGAAGGTATTAGGACTGAAAGACCCGGTAGGCAGCCTGGTAGATCTTGGTGGTACACCACGTAAGGTCATCGGGGTGACTAAGGATTTTCATTTTCAATCCTTGCACGAAATTGTGAAGCCGTTGTTTTTTCAGTTCGATAATCAGGTACAGACCATTCTTATCAAGGTGAAGGGCAGTGAGGTACATGATGTGATCGATGCGCTGACACGCTTTAATAATACCTATAACCCGGGTTATACCTTTACCTGTAACTTCCTGGACAGCGATTTCCAGGCCCAGTATATTGCAGAAGAGCGCGTGGCAGTATTGTCAAAATACTTTGCAGTACTGGCAGTGGTGATCTCCTGTCTGGGTTTACTCGGACTGGCTATTTACACCGCAGAGCGCCGCCGGCGGGAGATAGGTATCCGTAAAGTAATGGGCGCCGGTGCAGGTAATATTGTTGTTTTGTTATCGAAAGATTTCACCGCCTCGCTCACAGGCGCCATGGTGGTAGCGATGCCGCTGGCATGGTGGATGACGGCCAGATGGCTGGATACCTTCGCCTATCACGTAGCCATGAATGTATTGTTAATCCTGTTGCCGGCAGCAGCGATGCTGTTACTGGCCGGTATTACTTTCGGCAGCCAGGCACTGAAAGCTGCGCAGGTGAATCCGGTGGAAAGCCTTGCTGCTAAAAATTAG
- a CDS encoding RNA polymerase sigma factor: MNIYDAELIEQLQSSQVAAFDELYWKYHEAVYRNIFKFVKEETVAQDILQEVFSRLWEKRYDLKADQPVSGWLFVISFNLSISHIRKRARELAVQQDLLSMSDDDPTAIDSARMQEEQYGLLMKAIDQLSPRKKTIVTRCKLEGKTYAEVASELNISRHTVKEHLSDAMSILNEYMQRNGNQKYILLLLFFLNFPDGK, encoded by the coding sequence ATGAATATTTATGATGCCGAATTAATCGAACAATTACAAAGCAGTCAGGTTGCCGCATTTGACGAATTGTACTGGAAATATCATGAAGCGGTTTACCGCAATATTTTCAAGTTCGTGAAAGAAGAAACTGTTGCCCAGGACATCCTGCAGGAAGTGTTTAGTCGCCTGTGGGAAAAACGTTATGATCTGAAGGCGGACCAACCCGTGAGCGGCTGGTTGTTCGTTATCAGCTTCAATCTATCTATCTCGCATATACGAAAACGTGCGCGGGAACTGGCGGTACAACAGGATTTACTGTCTATGTCGGACGATGACCCGACAGCCATCGACAGCGCCCGCATGCAGGAAGAACAATATGGCCTGCTCATGAAAGCCATTGATCAGCTATCCCCACGGAAAAAAACAATTGTAACCCGGTGTAAATTAGAAGGAAAAACCTATGCGGAAGTAGCCTCAGAACTAAATATCTCACGCCATACCGTGAAAGAACACCTCTCTGATGCCATGTCTATACTCAATGAATATATGCAACGTAACGGCAACCAGAAATATATTTTACTGCTGCTGTTTTTCCTCAATTTCCCTGACGGTAAATAA
- a CDS encoding SusC/RagA family TonB-linked outer membrane protein: MVKKIRHIVYCLALLLTSLSANAATQDLLDKKISIQLRDVLLRDALEKISSVAEVSFVYTSNDALNANKVTLNANNEKIGVLLYKILSPYSLSFSVMYDRIVIRKDNRNNSIPTEISSNVWKLQPRTVDVKGAVTDAKNEPLPGVTIVVKGTSRGVATDAKGEFELKKVGADAVLVFNFTGYKTEEVPASQFAGGHHIVTMKEKPTHLQEVVITGFQSIDKSKFSGAATRLKAEDVRIDGLSDVSRMLEGRVAGVAIQNVSGTFGAAPKVRVRGATSINGDNKPLWVVDGVVLEDVVNISNDQLSSGDPTTLLGSAVAGLNSNDIESFDILKDAAATALYGARAMNGVVVITTKKGKAGRPMVSYSGNYSTQLKPDYKNFNIMNSAQQMSVLAELERKGILTSDILSRADNGVFGKMYESLNADQWGRFPLQNTPEARKEFLLRYANANTDWFGLLFRNNFVQEHSLSISGGTDRSQSYFSTSYFSDNGWTLADKVNRYTLNYRNTYKLSDRLTTNFSTLASVRQQRAPGALTRSSNPVEGKYDRDFDINPFSYSLNTSRTLTAYDDNGNLEFFRRNYAPFNIINELENNYISLNMMDLRLQGDLAWKLTKNLRYEFTGAIRYVKSSREHQITEKSNMANAYRAADNATIAENNRFLYRDPDNPDAQPEVVLPYGGFYNRTEDQLVNYDFRNGLNYSDTFNVKHQLNVLIGQQVKAADRQTASNTGYGYQYDNGGQPFLDYKILKQSIESNFPYYAMSRDFDRFAAFYATANYAFDHKYNVTVTGRYDGSNRLGKSSKARWLPTYSAAASWNIEQEPFMQQHTKIDYLTLRASYGLTASMGPATNSNIVFQTVNTKRPHLSEVESVIQLAHLQNDDLTWEKLYTTNIGIDGGLYNGRINWSIDAYTRKSFDLISKIKTSGIGGELYKAANYADMDSKGMEVMIGGEPIRKKEWGWKTNVTFGYNTNKITNAKNIPAIFDLVVAEGGNLQGYPVRSLFSIKYQDLSHYEGIPDFINEKGDLSNNVNLQDLRTGYLVYEGPVDPPITGGFSNTFRYKNLSLNIFLTYQWGNKIRLNPAFKTAYSDLDAMPKEFYDRWVTPGDESRTNVPSILDVFEQSLIWGSYPYNNYNYSTERVAKGDFVRLKTVSLTYNLPAGFAKRIGFNSLSFSGAAINPWLIYADKKLQGQDPEFFNSGGVAQPIQKQFTFSVKAGL; the protein is encoded by the coding sequence ATGGTGAAGAAAATCCGACACATTGTTTATTGTCTGGCCCTGCTGCTGACAAGCCTTTCGGCAAATGCGGCCACGCAGGACCTGCTGGACAAAAAAATTTCGATTCAGCTACGCGATGTGTTGCTTCGGGATGCGCTCGAGAAAATCAGCTCCGTGGCAGAAGTATCATTTGTATATACCAGCAATGATGCACTCAATGCCAATAAGGTAACGCTCAATGCCAACAATGAAAAGATAGGCGTACTCCTGTACAAGATCCTGTCGCCCTACTCGCTGTCATTTAGTGTGATGTACGATCGCATCGTTATCCGGAAAGACAATCGCAACAACAGTATCCCTACAGAAATTTCCTCGAATGTATGGAAACTGCAACCACGCACCGTAGATGTAAAAGGTGCGGTGACCGATGCTAAAAACGAACCGCTGCCCGGCGTTACCATAGTGGTGAAAGGCACCAGCCGCGGCGTAGCCACCGATGCCAAAGGTGAATTTGAACTGAAAAAAGTAGGCGCTGATGCGGTACTTGTTTTCAACTTCACCGGCTATAAAACAGAAGAAGTACCAGCTTCCCAGTTTGCAGGCGGCCATCATATCGTTACCATGAAAGAAAAACCTACTCACCTCCAGGAGGTGGTCATTACAGGCTTTCAGAGTATTGATAAGAGTAAATTCTCCGGGGCGGCCACCCGCCTCAAGGCAGAGGATGTACGCATCGATGGCTTGTCGGATGTAAGCCGTATGCTGGAAGGACGTGTGGCCGGCGTGGCCATCCAGAATGTCAGCGGTACCTTCGGCGCCGCTCCCAAAGTACGTGTACGCGGTGCTACCTCCATCAATGGCGACAACAAACCACTCTGGGTAGTAGACGGCGTAGTACTGGAAGATGTGGTGAACATCAGCAACGACCAGCTCTCCAGCGGCGACCCTACTACCTTGCTGGGCTCCGCAGTAGCCGGACTCAACTCCAACGATATCGAAAGTTTCGATATCCTCAAGGATGCTGCCGCTACTGCTTTATACGGGGCCCGCGCCATGAACGGCGTGGTGGTGATCACTACCAAAAAAGGTAAGGCAGGCCGTCCCATGGTTTCCTACAGTGGCAACTACAGCACACAGCTTAAGCCTGATTATAAAAATTTTAATATCATGAATTCTGCACAGCAGATGTCTGTGCTGGCAGAACTGGAAAGAAAAGGGATACTTACTTCCGATATCCTTTCCCGCGCCGATAACGGCGTTTTCGGGAAGATGTATGAAAGTCTGAATGCCGACCAGTGGGGCCGCTTCCCATTGCAGAATACCCCGGAAGCCCGGAAGGAATTCCTTTTGCGCTATGCCAATGCCAACACCGACTGGTTTGGCCTCCTGTTCCGTAATAACTTCGTACAGGAACATTCGCTCAGTATCTCCGGTGGTACCGATCGTTCACAGTCTTATTTCTCTACCAGCTACTTCAGTGATAATGGCTGGACGCTGGCAGATAAGGTAAACCGCTATACACTCAACTACCGCAATACCTATAAACTCTCTGATCGCCTGACCACCAACTTCTCCACGCTGGCCTCTGTGCGTCAGCAGCGGGCACCGGGTGCGCTCACCCGTAGCAGCAACCCGGTAGAAGGAAAGTACGACCGCGATTTTGATATCAACCCATTCAGCTATTCCCTGAATACCAGCCGTACGCTCACTGCCTACGATGATAACGGTAACCTGGAATTTTTCAGAAGAAATTATGCACCATTCAATATCATCAACGAACTGGAAAATAATTACATCAGCCTCAATATGATGGACCTCCGCCTGCAGGGCGACCTGGCCTGGAAGCTGACTAAAAATCTGCGCTATGAGTTTACCGGTGCTATCCGCTATGTAAAATCTTCCCGTGAACATCAAATCACAGAGAAGTCGAACATGGCCAATGCCTACCGTGCTGCCGACAACGCCACCATCGCAGAAAACAACCGCTTCCTCTACCGCGATCCGGACAACCCCGATGCACAGCCGGAAGTAGTACTGCCCTATGGTGGTTTCTACAACCGCACAGAAGACCAGCTGGTAAACTACGATTTCAGGAATGGACTGAACTACTCCGATACCTTTAACGTAAAACATCAGCTGAACGTGCTGATAGGCCAGCAGGTAAAGGCCGCTGACCGCCAGACGGCCAGCAACACCGGTTACGGCTACCAGTATGATAATGGCGGCCAGCCATTCCTGGATTATAAGATCCTGAAGCAATCTATCGAGAGCAATTTTCCATACTACGCGATGAGCCGCGACTTCGACCGCTTTGCGGCCTTCTATGCCACGGCTAACTATGCATTTGATCATAAGTATAACGTAACCGTTACCGGCCGTTATGATGGTTCCAACAGACTGGGTAAATCCAGCAAAGCCAGGTGGCTGCCTACATACAGCGCCGCCGCTTCCTGGAACATCGAGCAGGAGCCATTTATGCAGCAGCATACTAAAATTGACTACCTGACATTACGCGCCAGCTATGGTCTTACCGCCAGCATGGGCCCTGCCACCAATTCCAATATTGTATTCCAGACGGTCAATACCAAACGTCCGCATTTATCAGAAGTAGAATCTGTTATCCAGCTGGCGCACCTGCAAAATGATGACCTCACCTGGGAAAAATTATATACCACCAACATCGGTATCGATGGAGGCCTGTATAACGGTCGTATCAACTGGTCGATTGATGCGTATACCCGTAAGAGTTTCGACCTCATAAGCAAAATAAAAACATCCGGTATTGGCGGCGAGCTGTATAAAGCCGCCAATTACGCGGATATGGACTCAAAAGGAATGGAAGTGATGATCGGTGGTGAACCAATCCGTAAAAAGGAGTGGGGCTGGAAAACCAATGTGACCTTCGGTTATAATACCAACAAGATCACCAACGCGAAGAATATCCCCGCCATTTTTGACCTCGTTGTTGCAGAAGGGGGTAACCTCCAGGGCTATCCGGTGCGCAGCCTGTTTTCTATCAAATACCAGGACCTGTCGCACTACGAAGGAATCCCTGACTTCATCAACGAAAAAGGAGACCTCTCCAACAACGTCAACCTGCAAGACCTCAGAACAGGTTACCTCGTATATGAAGGCCCGGTAGATCCGCCTATCACCGGCGGTTTCTCTAACACCTTCCGCTACAAAAATCTCTCCCTGAATATTTTCCTGACTTATCAGTGGGGTAATAAAATCAGGCTGAACCCGGCCTTCAAAACGGCCTATTCCGACCTGGATGCGATGCCTAAAGAATTCTACGACCGTTGGGTAACCCCCGGTGATGAATCCAGAACGAATGTGCCTTCCATACTGGATGTATTTGAGCAGAGCCTGATATGGGGAAGCTATCCCTATAACAACTACAACTACTCCACAGAGCGTGTGGCCAAAGGTGATTTTGTACGATTAAAAACCGTTTCGCTCACCTATAACCTGCCTGCCGGTTTTGCAAAGAGAATAGGCTTCAACAGCCTGTCTTTCAGCGGAGCGGCTATCAACCCGTGGCTGATCTATGCAGACAAAAAACTGCAGGGTCAGGATCCTGAATTCTTTAACTCCGGTGGTGTGGCACAGCCTATTCAAAAGCAGTTCACCTTTTCTGTAAAAGCCGGCCTCTAA
- a CDS encoding ankyrin repeat domain-containing protein, which translates to MSDVNSLAEALKKSNWANAKERINQGEKLGKDLASHDKRWVFDQLARAKEFDILLGLAANGSIETDLYEYESLNNSVFESIFRFASDDDATLDFIQSFFSRIDSINDAVENKTLLELAFNANVPLPVIEILVNAGCDIHYKSNYEENYLYKIVQEYNIKPDTGVKYLEYLIRQGLDPNAGNIVQETPLNLAVGNRKLPYIDLLLENGADPNQPGKNEESAFYYALIHQVCEVPIYQKLAQYAPADFNQANKAGETLICGALRMRKRGTEQEVALIKALVADGADIYQTSLYYQVPKAALDWVAEYPAAMLEGLLETDAIEIDRRDDKGNTLLHKVCAFNVNYQQEDAKQLYKKVKLLLEKGADANITNDQDKSAMDLAAQDNLKAKAVELLLKHKA; encoded by the coding sequence ATGTCAGATGTGAATAGCCTGGCAGAAGCCCTGAAAAAAAGCAATTGGGCCAACGCCAAAGAACGGATTAACCAGGGCGAAAAATTAGGAAAAGACCTCGCCTCCCACGACAAAAGATGGGTATTCGATCAGTTAGCCCGTGCAAAAGAATTTGATATCCTACTCGGATTAGCCGCCAACGGCAGCATCGAAACAGACCTGTATGAATATGAAAGTCTCAACAATTCTGTATTCGAAAGCATCTTCCGCTTCGCCTCCGACGATGACGCCACGCTGGATTTCATCCAATCGTTCTTTAGCAGGATAGACAGTATCAATGACGCCGTAGAGAACAAAACCTTGCTGGAACTGGCTTTCAACGCCAATGTACCGTTACCCGTGATTGAAATCCTCGTCAACGCCGGCTGTGATATACATTATAAAAGTAATTATGAAGAGAATTACCTCTACAAGATTGTACAGGAATATAATATCAAACCCGATACCGGCGTCAAATACCTGGAATACCTGATCCGTCAGGGCCTGGACCCCAACGCTGGCAATATCGTCCAGGAAACGCCGCTAAACCTGGCGGTAGGCAACCGCAAACTGCCCTACATCGACCTGCTGCTGGAAAATGGCGCAGACCCTAACCAGCCCGGTAAAAATGAGGAATCAGCATTTTATTATGCACTGATACACCAGGTATGTGAGGTTCCTATCTATCAGAAGCTGGCCCAATATGCTCCTGCAGATTTCAACCAGGCCAACAAAGCCGGCGAAACGCTTATCTGCGGCGCATTACGTATGCGCAAACGCGGCACAGAACAGGAAGTAGCTTTGATAAAAGCATTGGTAGCAGATGGGGCAGATATCTACCAGACATCTCTCTACTACCAGGTACCAAAAGCAGCGCTGGACTGGGTAGCAGAATATCCGGCCGCCATGCTTGAAGGACTCCTGGAAACAGACGCCATTGAGATCGACCGCCGCGACGACAAAGGGAACACGCTGCTACACAAAGTTTGCGCGTTTAATGTGAACTATCAGCAGGAAGATGCCAAACAATTATATAAAAAAGTAAAGCTCCTGCTGGAAAAAGGCGCTGACGCCAATATCACCAATGATCAGGATAAAAGCGCAATGGACCTGGCTGCCCAGGATAACCTGAAAGCCAAAGCTGTAGAGCTTCTTCTTAAACATAAAGCATAG
- a CDS encoding S24 family peptidase has protein sequence MNKFERLKSDLETTGTGKMKAFGTSMLPILKSGTLLTFIRAADYEPGDIVFCKVRGHYIDAHKVVKKDAGKGWLIANNHGYENGWTRIIYGKVILGEYEKRIIYQAKAPVK, from the coding sequence ATGAACAAGTTTGAACGACTAAAATCGGACCTTGAAACGACAGGTACCGGTAAGATGAAGGCATTTGGCACATCCATGTTACCCATTCTGAAAAGCGGCACCCTGCTTACTTTTATCAGGGCGGCCGACTATGAACCGGGGGATATTGTCTTTTGCAAAGTACGCGGACATTATATCGATGCGCACAAGGTAGTGAAGAAAGATGCAGGCAAAGGCTGGCTGATCGCCAATAATCATGGCTATGAAAACGGCTGGACCAGGATAATTTATGGAAAAGTTATCCTCGGAGAGTATGAAAAACGTATTATTTACCAGGCGAAAGCCCCGGTGAAATAA
- a CDS encoding FecR family protein, which yields MNNRKAYLQQLLQEDSWSSEQWDWIREYLEGDDLSELQEIAEQDFQTDLLQMKATLDRELSRQLLKNIHERAGINESSFRGIFSLRFRRIAVAAAILLLAGTAAWFAKDMGRPQLIVFNTTDDRKVLTLPDGSQIQLEKASSISYTQHFGSSNRELTLTGEAFFNVNTDGKHPFVINTAAIKTTVLGTSFNMSVREGEAPKVVVVSGKIQVKAKAKGTATEDNAVILTANKEVVFNLSTNEPTIIDGTDDARFYAMKSAGKFSYKDVRISDIARDIERLYNVKIDVKESLAGCLWNGDLYPAEGLMQMLDFLTAPNSGSVKVIANEKEYMITGSCPK from the coding sequence GTGAATAACAGAAAAGCATATTTACAGCAATTATTACAGGAAGATAGCTGGTCATCCGAGCAATGGGACTGGATCAGGGAATATCTCGAAGGAGATGATCTTTCTGAATTGCAGGAAATTGCAGAACAGGATTTTCAGACAGACCTCCTACAGATGAAGGCTACACTCGACAGGGAGTTATCCCGTCAGCTGCTGAAAAATATTCACGAACGTGCAGGCATAAACGAAAGCTCTTTCAGAGGTATATTCAGCCTGCGTTTCAGAAGAATCGCCGTAGCTGCCGCCATCTTATTGCTGGCAGGCACCGCAGCATGGTTCGCGAAAGATATGGGCAGGCCACAGCTGATCGTATTTAATACTACCGACGACCGGAAAGTGCTCACCTTGCCGGATGGCTCACAAATACAGCTGGAAAAGGCTTCCAGCATCAGCTATACCCAACATTTCGGCAGCAGCAACAGGGAACTTACCCTGACAGGTGAAGCTTTTTTCAATGTTAATACAGATGGTAAACATCCGTTTGTTATTAATACCGCTGCCATTAAAACAACTGTACTGGGTACTTCATTTAATATGTCCGTACGGGAAGGTGAAGCACCGAAAGTAGTAGTGGTGTCAGGTAAAATACAAGTGAAAGCAAAAGCTAAGGGAACAGCAACTGAAGATAATGCTGTCATACTCACAGCAAATAAAGAAGTAGTATTTAATCTATCAACCAATGAACCGACAATAATAGATGGAACCGATGATGCCCGTTTCTATGCCATGAAAAGTGCCGGGAAATTCTCTTATAAAGATGTCCGCATCAGCGATATAGCAAGAGATATTGAAAGGCTGTACAATGTTAAGATCGACGTGAAGGAAAGTCTCGCAGGCTGCCTGTGGAACGGTGATCTGTACCCGGCAGAAGGACTGATGCAAATGCTGGATTTCCTGACTGCGCCTAATAGCGGATCAGTGAAAGTTATTGCCAATGAGAAAGAGTATATGATTACGGGTAGCTGTCCAAAATAA
- a CDS encoding ankyrin repeat domain-containing protein has protein sequence MSMSFIVACESGKRKIAEILLANNEVDVKYTDEKGRTALHYAAHHGYQDLVKLLLDAGSELDYEDHNGETPFYFACLQKQKQTALLLLEKGARTNINDYSGNSLLHLTALTGQKEVMEALISNGASIDQENNNAETPLLIAAAWRNKDIVQLLLDNGANINTTNKAGDSPLLVAVRAKNPVIATQLIDNYADLNHTNHAGESALLIACYDSNRALTNLLADKGADVLVTSREGLSPIWYACANNQKEIVSMFLDKGIDVNFSQPKTENTTTMNSYLEWVETASNLSISSSFSFNHSYSNGGESLLHVAAKNGHLSMVKLLLERGANINIQDESGNTALHYAASAGKKDIVKYLLEQGADVTVVNTKEQKAIDYASIKGFNEIATLLLSYNSPQSSAAPAATPTAPSTEGNGIADKKKALLDLKELLDAGILSQEEFDSEKAKILKG, from the coding sequence ATGTCCATGTCATTTATTGTTGCCTGCGAAAGCGGCAAACGGAAAATTGCCGAAATATTGCTGGCGAATAATGAGGTTGATGTTAAATATACCGACGAAAAAGGCAGGACCGCCCTTCACTATGCGGCGCACCATGGCTACCAGGACCTCGTAAAACTCTTACTGGACGCTGGTTCTGAACTGGACTACGAAGACCATAACGGGGAAACACCTTTCTACTTCGCCTGCCTGCAAAAACAAAAACAAACGGCCCTGCTCCTGCTGGAGAAAGGCGCCCGCACCAATATCAACGACTATAGCGGCAACAGCCTGCTGCACCTCACCGCCCTGACCGGACAAAAAGAAGTCATGGAAGCGCTGATCAGCAACGGTGCCAGTATAGACCAGGAAAATAACAATGCCGAAACACCGCTGCTGATCGCAGCGGCATGGCGCAACAAAGATATTGTACAGCTGCTACTGGACAACGGCGCCAATATCAACACCACCAACAAAGCCGGCGATAGTCCGCTGCTGGTGGCTGTCAGGGCCAAAAACCCGGTTATTGCCACCCAGCTGATAGATAATTATGCCGACTTAAACCATACGAATCATGCCGGTGAGTCGGCACTACTCATTGCCTGCTACGACTCCAACCGCGCACTGACCAATCTGCTGGCCGACAAAGGCGCTGATGTGCTGGTCACCTCCCGCGAAGGCCTCTCTCCTATCTGGTATGCCTGCGCCAATAACCAGAAGGAAATCGTCAGCATGTTCCTGGACAAAGGCATAGACGTTAATTTCAGTCAGCCGAAAACGGAGAACACCACCACCATGAACAGCTACCTGGAATGGGTGGAAACGGCCAGCAATCTTTCTATCAGTAGTTCTTTCAGCTTTAACCACAGCTATAGCAATGGTGGCGAGAGCCTGCTCCATGTAGCCGCCAAGAATGGCCACCTGAGCATGGTAAAACTGCTGCTGGAACGTGGTGCCAATATCAACATCCAGGATGAATCCGGCAATACCGCCCTGCATTATGCTGCGTCTGCCGGGAAAAAGGATATTGTAAAATACCTGCTGGAACAGGGCGCTGATGTAACGGTCGTAAATACAAAAGAACAGAAAGCGATCGACTATGCTTCCATCAAGGGTTTCAACGAAATTGCCACGCTGCTGCTCTCGTACAATTCGCCACAGTCAAGCGCTGCACCTGCTGCCACTCCAACTGCACCTTCCACGGAAGGCAATGGCATCGCCGACAAAAAGAAAGCGCTGCTCGACCTGAAAGAATTACTCGATGCAGGGATTCTTTCGCAGGAAGAATTTGACAGCGAAAAAGCTAAAATACTTAAAGGATAA